TCAATCAACACTTTTTCCCAAGTCTCCAACGGAGTCACAGATCCTCCTCAACCACCACCTGATGGTGGTGCAACATCTTCATCTTGAATTAATCTTTTTAATGCGATTTCATTTGTGTGACATCCTTCGCATGTGGCTGGATTTGTTGCATGAGTTACGACTGTACCAGGATCACAAGCTGCGCTTAAAATCAACAAAGTAATACTAATTAACCCCAATTTTATTTGATTTAGATAATTCATTTTTGCTTCAACTTATAATGTAGTTTTAAATCAGCAATATTTTTTGAAGACAAATAAACATCACAATCCCGGCACGTTGCATCTTTACAATCTTGTGATGTTTCAAGTATCTGCCAACAGACCTGATCTTTTGAAAGGTACGCGGGACAATTCCTTCGTTCTTCTTCAGTACAAGGCTTAATATCCCAACAAGGTATTAAAGCTAATAACCGACTAATACCAGCTAAGTTTAGTTTATCATGTAAAATTAATTTTCGAATACAACTGAGCCATTCTACGTCGGTTTGGGAGAATAATCGACGGCCAGTTTTTGTTCTATATGGAAGTAATAGTCCCTTTCTTTCATAGAGACGTAATGTTTCGGGAGATACCCCAATCTTTTTTGAAACAAGGCCAATAGCATACGTAGGCTCCAAGGAACTGAACTCATAATTGCGTGAATTGTAGGATATCATTTAGTAAACCTGTATTTCAACCTACAGGAAATTAATGACTATATTTTTAAGTCGCAAGATAATAAGACCATTTTATCTTATTATTATATATTAACGACTTAAGCTAATTATTTTATTCTTTATAATGATTAATATAAACCAATTAATTAGAACACGAATCCTTTGAATTTTTAAAATATTTTAAATCTGATATACATGCTTTTTTGTTTAATTGTAATTCGAATATTCTATTAGTACTTTTAGCTTTACTACAGGAGTATATATGGCACATAAATT
The window above is part of the Candidatus Neomarinimicrobiota bacterium genome. Proteins encoded here:
- a CDS encoding MerR family transcriptional regulator; translation: MISYNSRNYEFSSLEPTYAIGLVSKKIGVSPETLRLYERKGLLLPYRTKTGRRLFSQTDVEWLSCIRKLILHDKLNLAGISRLLALIPCWDIKPCTEEERRNCPAYLSKDQVCWQILETSQDCKDATCRDCDVYLSSKNIADLKLHYKLKQK